In the Nitrospirales bacterium LBB_01 genome, one interval contains:
- a CDS encoding PAS domain S-box protein — protein sequence MKISKKAVIVMLIMSVLPMCIISILLYHIASETIISHIYNDLDAIASVQKSRVETYISRNIEMMNLITSRPPMRVALERYIRTGEISQQEIVIGVISDAKVVLSDVSDIFILGIDGRVVASTNSSLHDKNLSKEEYFIKGHEGYSMDVFSINDKNEVLYYLSCPLFHEGRQLGVLVIETTGKAIETIAANYHGAGKTGETTIARRDKNGDALFMVPLRFNPDALLRKTIPKTETGVAITKALLKKELTFYDLMDYRGEHVISATRYIKETDWGLVVKIDRDEAFSSLYYVRNLFIVFTMLITIIVIIVSHFISRSLTTPIVRLTDVAKRIRNGGEYQTAFISSNDEVGFLSATFNEMTRSLLDTKNRLEHEMQDHIRLAQRNKTILQTSIDGFWIVNTEGKLIQANEAYCNMSGYTQQELSQMRVNDIELIETPAETKKRITRIMETGRDRFETRHRCKTGMIMDVEVSVNFIKSDNLMFSFIRDITHRKQIEEEIKRINLNLQKRVEEEVAKNRTMDQLMFEQSRYISMCELLMNISHHWRQPLCGIGVSVQDIKDAYLHGELNETYITRNVENAMNELQKLSDTIDNFRGFYTQDKEQTEFNISGEINKAEALLSGYIKEKGIVIDKELDETLMTKGYPNDFSNVLLNILTNAKDKFEKNNITGGIIKIKLNEDVTTGRVIISVSDNGGEIPADIKNKVFEPYFTTKDKAQGVGMGLYMAKVIIEKNMKGTISVRNIDGWCEFRIEI from the coding sequence ATGAAGATATCTAAAAAGGCTGTAATTGTAATGCTGATTATGTCTGTATTACCGATGTGTATTATCAGCATCCTCTTATACCATATTGCAAGTGAAACGATTATATCTCATATTTATAATGATTTGGATGCTATTGCCTCTGTTCAGAAGAGCAGAGTTGAGACTTATATAAGCAGGAATATAGAGATGATGAACCTCATAACGAGCAGACCTCCGATGCGTGTTGCTTTAGAGCGTTATATTAGAACAGGAGAAATTTCTCAGCAAGAGATAGTTATAGGAGTTATATCAGATGCAAAGGTGGTATTAAGTGATGTATCTGATATTTTCATATTGGGAATAGATGGAAGAGTGGTTGCTTCAACGAATTCATCATTACACGATAAGAACCTTTCCAAAGAAGAATACTTTATCAAAGGGCACGAAGGCTATTCTATGGATGTTTTCTCTATAAATGATAAAAATGAAGTATTATATTACCTTTCATGCCCTCTATTTCATGAAGGGAGACAATTAGGCGTATTGGTTATAGAGACAACAGGCAAGGCAATTGAAACAATAGCGGCAAATTATCATGGAGCAGGGAAAACAGGTGAAACCACAATTGCAAGAAGAGATAAAAACGGAGATGCACTTTTTATGGTCCCTCTGAGGTTTAATCCAGATGCATTGTTAAGAAAAACAATCCCAAAAACGGAAACAGGGGTGGCTATAACAAAGGCATTACTAAAAAAAGAACTGACATTCTATGATTTAATGGATTATAGAGGAGAGCATGTTATATCTGCAACGAGGTATATTAAGGAAACAGATTGGGGTCTGGTAGTTAAAATAGACAGAGACGAGGCTTTCTCATCGCTTTATTATGTACGCAATCTTTTTATAGTATTCACCATGTTAATAACGATAATAGTGATCATAGTCTCTCATTTTATATCTCGTTCGTTAACAACCCCCATTGTAAGACTAACAGATGTAGCAAAGAGAATTAGAAATGGCGGTGAGTATCAAACAGCATTTATCTCCTCAAATGATGAAGTAGGGTTTTTGTCTGCTACTTTTAACGAGATGACAAGGAGCCTATTAGATACAAAAAATAGGTTAGAACATGAAATGCAAGATCATATAAGGTTAGCACAACGCAACAAAACCATCTTACAAACATCCATTGATGGTTTTTGGATAGTGAACACAGAGGGAAAGTTAATACAGGCCAATGAAGCATATTGTAATATGTCTGGCTATACACAGCAAGAATTGTCTCAAATGAGAGTAAATGATATTGAATTAATAGAGACACCTGCTGAAACAAAAAAACGCATCACACGAATAATGGAGACAGGTAGAGATAGATTTGAAACAAGGCATAGGTGTAAGACTGGTATGATTATGGATGTTGAAGTAAGTGTTAATTTTATTAAAAGCGATAATTTAATGTTTTCATTTATACGAGACATAACACACCGCAAACAAATAGAAGAAGAAATAAAAAGAATAAACCTGAACCTGCAAAAGAGAGTGGAAGAAGAAGTAGCCAAAAACCGCACCATGGATCAGTTAATGTTTGAACAATCCAGGTATATTTCCATGTGTGAATTATTGATGAACATCTCTCACCATTGGAGACAACCACTGTGTGGAATCGGTGTTTCTGTCCAGGACATAAAAGACGCCTATCTGCATGGGGAGTTAAATGAGACATACATAACCAGGAATGTTGAAAATGCAATGAATGAACTTCAAAAACTATCGGATACAATAGATAACTTTAGAGGTTTTTATACCCAAGACAAGGAACAGACTGAATTCAACATATCAGGTGAGATAAACAAAGCCGAAGCACTTCTATCAGGATATATCAAAGAGAAGGGTATAGTTATTGATAAAGAATTAGACGAGACGTTAATGACAAAAGGGTATCCGAATGACTTTTCCAACGTACTTTTAAATATTCTCACAAACGCCAAGGATAAATTTGAGAAAAATAACATCACCGGTGGAATTATTAAGATAAAGTTAAATGAGGATGTTACTACAGGTAGGGTGATTATATCTGTTTCGGATAATGGTGGTGAAATCCCAGCAGATATAAAAAACAAAGTGTTTGAACCATATTTTACCACCAAAGATAAGGCACAGGGGGTTGGAATGGGATTATATATGGCAAAGGTAATCATAGAGAAAAACATGAAAGGTACCATTTCTGTAAGAAACATAGATGGCTGGTGTGAGTTCAGGATAGAGATATGA
- a CDS encoding glycosyltransferase family 2 protein, translating to MHHNKCEISIVVPMYNESSNVTVFFQRLVPILESTALSYEIICINDGSSDDTLLRLNEERQNNPAIAIIDLSRNFGKELALTAGLNYSRGNAVIPIDSDLQDPPELITSMIAKWREGYDVVYAVRSSRSGESFMKRLTAKMFYKTINYITDIDIPRDTGDFRLLDRRVVDVLNRIPENTRFMKGLFAWVGFKQTGIFFDRDPRFSGKTKWSYWKLWNLAIDGITLFSATPLKVWTYAGFSIALFSLMFAVYIIIKTLVKGIDVPGYASIMVTVLFIGGIQLLSVGIMGEYIGRIYTEAKRRPLYIVNKVYGIDKDSTS from the coding sequence ATACATCATAATAAATGTGAAATTTCAATTGTCGTACCGATGTACAACGAATCGTCGAATGTGACTGTTTTCTTTCAACGGTTAGTCCCTATTCTTGAGTCAACCGCATTGAGTTACGAAATAATTTGCATTAATGACGGAAGCTCTGACGACACACTTCTGAGGCTTAATGAAGAAAGACAAAATAACCCTGCAATTGCAATCATTGATCTATCCCGTAATTTTGGTAAAGAACTTGCTCTCACTGCAGGTCTCAACTACTCAAGAGGCAATGCTGTTATCCCCATAGACAGCGATTTACAAGACCCTCCAGAGTTAATCACCTCAATGATTGCAAAGTGGCGTGAGGGCTATGACGTCGTTTATGCAGTTAGAAGCTCTCGCTCAGGGGAGTCTTTTATGAAACGCCTCACTGCCAAAATGTTTTACAAGACAATTAATTACATTACTGACATAGACATCCCCAGAGATACCGGTGATTTCAGACTTCTTGACAGGCGGGTTGTTGACGTGTTAAACAGAATCCCTGAAAACACCAGATTTATGAAAGGACTCTTTGCGTGGGTGGGTTTTAAGCAAACAGGGATATTTTTTGACAGAGACCCAAGATTTTCCGGCAAAACTAAATGGAGTTACTGGAAACTGTGGAATCTTGCTATAGATGGGATAACTCTTTTCAGTGCAACTCCTTTAAAGGTATGGACTTATGCAGGGTTTTCCATCGCTTTATTCTCTTTAATGTTTGCAGTTTATATAATTATAAAAACACTGGTCAAAGGTATTGATGTTCCCGGTTATGCCTCCATAATGGTTACTGTCCTGTTTATCGGTGGAATTCAGCTTTTAAGCGTGGGGATTATGGGTGAGTATATTGGGAGGATTTATACAGAAGCCAAAAGGCGGCCCCTCTACATAGTTAATAAGGTTTATGGTATAGACAAAGACAGTACATCCTAA
- a CDS encoding tetratricopeptide repeat protein yields MTSTVESKWKKGDEITRRYEVTDIKAGGMGIVYLCYDHKFKKKVALKTLQQQYLNSKTLSARFMWEAETWVRLEKHQNIVQAEYVTKIEDLPFICLEYIEGSEKYGAELKGWIKKGGIDLPGSINFALQFCSGMVHAAAKFKEMKRPFIYRDIKPANIMVTADKIVKITDFGLVKLALEPEAKADKKRSTDDELEDFELTQTGTIVGTPYYMSPEQWLNKELDTRADIYAFGCVFYEMITGAPPFSAKNLDEIKALHLKAIPKPIPDLPGKLTTLIDTCLNKDRDKRYNNFSVIRDELNDMYQSFTGSRVYQDDSSDVMKSWELINKGISLFNLKFYNEALECFNAALRLKASNPDAYRSRGSTYHALGRFDEAISDFKDSIRLNPKSAETYYNRGVTFFAAGRSEKAVEDYTKAIELDENYAEAYFNRGVVLRKLGRMDEAIADYGHAISVKPDYVKAYQSRGNAHFATGNYEEAAADYKKAYKLNRSSLDALFNLALTCEYLEKTENALLYWKLFLSETKKLPEYSAKADTARSHIKSLS; encoded by the coding sequence ATGACATCAACTGTTGAGAGCAAATGGAAAAAAGGCGACGAAATTACGAGGCGGTATGAGGTCACAGACATCAAAGCCGGCGGAATGGGGATTGTGTATCTTTGCTATGACCACAAGTTTAAGAAAAAAGTAGCGCTAAAAACCCTTCAGCAGCAGTATCTTAACAGCAAAACCCTCAGTGCTCGATTTATGTGGGAGGCTGAGACATGGGTGCGGCTTGAAAAGCATCAAAACATTGTACAGGCCGAGTATGTCACTAAAATAGAGGATTTGCCGTTTATCTGTCTTGAGTATATAGAGGGGAGTGAAAAGTACGGGGCAGAGCTAAAGGGCTGGATAAAAAAGGGTGGTATAGATTTACCCGGCAGCATTAACTTTGCGCTGCAGTTTTGCAGTGGCATGGTACATGCCGCAGCTAAGTTTAAAGAAATGAAACGGCCGTTTATTTACAGAGATATTAAACCTGCCAACATTATGGTCACAGCCGATAAAATAGTAAAAATAACGGACTTTGGACTTGTAAAGCTTGCATTGGAGCCAGAGGCTAAAGCAGATAAAAAACGCTCAACAGATGACGAATTAGAGGATTTTGAGCTGACTCAGACAGGTACAATTGTGGGCACTCCCTACTACATGTCACCGGAGCAGTGGCTAAATAAGGAGTTGGACACAAGAGCTGATATTTATGCGTTTGGCTGCGTGTTTTATGAAATGATTACAGGCGCCCCGCCGTTTTCGGCAAAAAATCTGGATGAGATAAAAGCTCTCCACTTAAAAGCAATCCCAAAACCTATCCCTGATTTACCCGGTAAACTTACCACCCTGATTGACACCTGTCTAAATAAGGACCGTGACAAACGATATAATAATTTTAGCGTTATACGGGATGAGCTCAACGACATGTATCAGTCCTTTACCGGCTCAAGGGTATATCAGGACGACAGCTCTGACGTCATGAAATCATGGGAACTAATAAATAAAGGCATATCGCTTTTTAATCTTAAATTCTATAACGAGGCACTGGAGTGTTTTAATGCCGCACTCAGACTTAAAGCTTCAAACCCAGATGCGTACAGAAGCCGTGGGAGCACATATCACGCACTGGGGCGCTTTGATGAGGCGATAAGCGATTTTAAGGACTCAATACGGCTAAACCCTAAATCTGCCGAGACGTACTACAATCGGGGCGTTACATTTTTTGCGGCAGGCCGCAGTGAAAAAGCCGTAGAGGATTACACTAAAGCAATAGAGCTTGATGAAAACTACGCCGAGGCGTACTTTAACCGTGGAGTTGTTCTAAGAAAACTTGGCAGAATGGATGAGGCCATAGCGGATTATGGACATGCCATAAGTGTTAAACCGGACTATGTTAAGGCATATCAGAGCCGCGGAAATGCGCACTTTGCCACAGGTAACTATGAGGAGGCGGCGGCTGATTACAAAAAAGCTTATAAACTAAACCGCTCTTCACTGGATGCGCTGTTTAATCTTGCCCTCACCTGCGAGTATCTTGAGAAAACTGAAAACGCCTTGCTCTATTGGAAACTTTTCCTGTCTGAGACAAAAAAATTACCAGAGTACAGTGCTAAGGCAGATACTGCCAGATCTCATATAAAATCTCTCTCATGA
- the tig gene encoding trigger factor codes for MESVVENISVTKKRLTIEAAASEVEGEVVKSLNEVRMKSRLPGFRPGKAPLSLIEKKYRKDVEADVVERLVTQYYNDALKSANLRALTQPVVESRNYESRGGIKLVVSFEVRPPIEGLSYEGLPLKAVKTEITDEEMETYLKRIAVNKATYAPVDRPIELEDLVVADYVVVDDGKTYDDQFIKIGAGVFPDEFYKALTGKIKGDAVEVKVPFPDTYPNPELKGREVDLKVTIKEVKALSTPEVDDELAKDYGFDDLQSLKKVAGENLLAAKTDRAKKEEKAQLIKALIEKYDFELPETLLKQEIDAIIRQARTVEAYKDVTDEQLKEKFAFDAKNNVKVMVLMDAIGELEDINVSEDEMRERILMLGESSSMSPEALIQYFNHVDGSLDGIRYTIFREKVVDAIHKKAKVTEEES; via the coding sequence ATGGAGAGCGTTGTAGAGAATATTTCAGTTACAAAAAAGAGGTTAACCATAGAGGCGGCGGCATCTGAGGTTGAGGGGGAGGTCGTAAAATCGCTAAATGAGGTCAGGATGAAGTCAAGGCTTCCCGGATTTCGCCCCGGCAAAGCGCCTCTTTCACTGATAGAAAAAAAGTACAGAAAAGACGTAGAAGCGGATGTTGTAGAAAGACTCGTGACACAGTACTATAACGATGCACTGAAGAGCGCTAATCTCAGAGCGCTGACACAACCTGTCGTAGAAAGCCGCAACTATGAAAGCAGAGGCGGCATTAAACTTGTTGTGAGTTTTGAGGTGCGCCCGCCTATTGAAGGGCTTAGTTACGAAGGGCTGCCCCTAAAGGCGGTTAAGACAGAGATAACCGATGAGGAGATGGAAACTTACCTAAAGCGTATTGCGGTAAATAAGGCAACTTACGCTCCGGTTGACAGACCCATAGAGCTTGAAGACCTTGTAGTAGCCGACTATGTTGTCGTTGACGATGGTAAAACCTACGACGACCAGTTTATAAAAATAGGCGCCGGGGTGTTTCCTGATGAGTTTTATAAAGCGTTGACAGGTAAGATTAAGGGAGACGCTGTAGAAGTTAAAGTTCCCTTTCCTGACACATATCCAAATCCGGAACTAAAGGGCAGAGAGGTTGACCTGAAAGTTACAATTAAAGAGGTAAAGGCTCTTTCCACGCCAGAGGTAGATGACGAGTTAGCTAAGGATTATGGGTTTGACGACCTGCAATCACTAAAAAAAGTGGCCGGCGAAAATCTGCTTGCCGCAAAAACTGACAGAGCTAAAAAAGAGGAAAAAGCGCAGCTGATTAAGGCTCTGATAGAAAAATATGATTTTGAGCTTCCTGAGACACTGTTGAAACAAGAGATTGACGCCATAATCAGACAGGCCAGAACTGTAGAAGCATACAAAGACGTCACGGACGAACAACTTAAAGAGAAATTTGCATTCGATGCAAAAAATAATGTAAAAGTCATGGTACTCATGGACGCAATCGGAGAGCTTGAAGATATAAACGTATCAGAGGACGAAATGAGAGAGCGGATATTGATGCTTGGCGAGTCATCGTCAATGAGCCCCGAGGCGCTGATACAGTATTTCAATCATGTGGACGGCTCCCTTGACGGAATACGATACACCATATTCAGAGAAAAAGTTGTGGATGCCATCCACAAAAAGGCTAAAGTCACAGAGGAGGAAAGTTAA
- the clpP gene encoding ATP-dependent Clp endopeptidase proteolytic subunit ClpP: protein MPFIPMVIEQTGRGERAYDIYSRLLKDRIIFLGTAVDDNVANAIIAQMLFLQTEDPEKDIHLYINSPGGVVTSGLAIYDTMQYVRPDIATYCTGQAASMGALLLAAGAKGKRFALPNSRILIHQPMGGFSGQATDIEIHAREILKIRESLNHILVNHTGQPLEKISNDTERDYFMSSEEAKAYGLVDEVIVSIKSKEKT from the coding sequence ATGCCCTTTATCCCTATGGTAATAGAGCAGACAGGCCGGGGTGAGCGGGCTTACGATATATATTCAAGGCTGCTTAAGGACAGAATCATATTTCTTGGCACTGCGGTTGACGATAACGTAGCAAACGCCATAATAGCCCAGATGCTGTTTTTACAGACCGAGGATCCGGAAAAGGACATTCACCTGTATATAAACTCACCGGGCGGAGTGGTGACATCAGGGCTTGCAATATATGATACCATGCAGTACGTAAGACCGGACATTGCAACATACTGCACAGGGCAAGCTGCCAGCATGGGAGCGCTTTTGCTTGCTGCAGGAGCAAAGGGTAAGCGGTTTGCCCTTCCCAACTCACGAATACTCATACATCAGCCAATGGGCGGCTTTAGCGGTCAAGCCACTGACATTGAGATTCATGCACGGGAGATTTTAAAAATACGAGAGAGCCTCAATCACATACTGGTTAACCACACAGGTCAGCCGCTGGAAAAAATCAGCAATGATACCGAGCGCGACTACTTTATGTCGTCCGAAGAGGCTAAGGCGTATGGACTTGTTGATGAGGTAATAGTGTCCATAAAATCAAAAGAGAAGACTTAG
- a CDS encoding zinc ribbon domain-containing protein, whose product MPLYEYECLQCKDVFEVIQKFSDAPVSTCNKCGGELRKLISNTAFVLKGEGWYVTDYPSKDRKAALDKEKPATPSKDTSSGTGDSSKSETSTKSDAASTKTETKTETASKGSSDSSESSKTVSK is encoded by the coding sequence ATGCCGCTTTATGAGTACGAATGTTTACAATGTAAAGATGTTTTTGAAGTAATACAGAAATTCAGCGACGCACCCGTGTCAACCTGTAATAAGTGTGGCGGAGAGCTTAGGAAACTAATATCTAATACTGCGTTTGTGTTAAAAGGAGAGGGCTGGTATGTGACGGATTATCCATCTAAGGACAGAAAAGCAGCGCTGGATAAAGAAAAACCGGCAACGCCATCTAAAGATACCTCATCAGGCACAGGAGACAGTTCAAAGTCGGAAACTTCAACTAAGTCCGACGCAGCATCAACTAAGACGGAAACTAAGACAGAAACCGCCTCTAAAGGTAGCTCAGACTCTTCTGAATCTTCAAAGACCGTTAGTAAATAA
- a CDS encoding response regulator: MTDNTVLKTLTLLYVEDEANIREVISRFLNRRVAVVYEAQNGKEGLDIYTLNKSEIDVVITDIQMPVMDGMTMIEEILKTDVTQPIIITTAYKDEQHTSDRVCRNIIKPINLEHLAESILYCVGSR; this comes from the coding sequence ATGACAGATAACACTGTACTAAAAACATTAACATTGCTTTACGTAGAGGATGAGGCGAATATAAGAGAAGTGATTTCTCGTTTTTTAAACAGAAGGGTTGCTGTTGTTTATGAAGCACAAAATGGCAAGGAGGGTTTGGATATTTACACATTAAACAAATCTGAAATTGATGTAGTGATAACTGATATTCAAATGCCTGTCATGGATGGGATGACTATGATTGAAGAAATACTGAAAACAGATGTAACTCAGCCAATTATAATAACCACCGCCTATAAGGATGAACAACATACCAGCGATAGGGTGTGCAGAAATATCATTAAACCGATTAATCTGGAGCATTTGGCGGAGAGTATTTTGTATTGTGTGGGGAGTAGGTAG